The proteins below are encoded in one region of Fimbriimonadaceae bacterium:
- a CDS encoding endonuclease/exonuclease/phosphatase family protein — protein sequence MTERKQGSKRFDQLWTGLVLLAFLSVSFLVYYGYSGDDTTSLGFVANSLHSALCLIPLALALPFALARRNWKRLALSILLQTGLFVYAGQWHFPRSTAASEPGQIRVMSYNVQHCWAGVEKVAATIRRCDPDIVCMQELDWRGEDAATYNALRKALPEYRFYCSNGRTTATRLPIEWQREVWLTEFSFSWSCVETKVRKGGATLRVVNMHMPSFRTDVMLGRPLHQLWRRFGEVGTEQACLLRKVVPIAKGHGDPAVLAGDMNRSPSGQSLRELQRWGRDAWAERGIGPGWTMPSRTPLQRIDHVWLFGRTGCATAFVESSGASDHNPLVVDVLVDK from the coding sequence GTGACCGAAAGGAAGCAGGGCTCCAAGCGCTTTGACCAGTTGTGGACGGGCCTTGTGCTGCTGGCGTTTCTGTCCGTGTCCTTTCTGGTCTACTATGGCTATTCCGGCGACGATACGACCTCGCTCGGCTTCGTCGCGAACTCCTTGCACTCTGCGCTTTGTCTTATTCCTCTCGCCTTGGCCCTTCCCTTCGCTCTCGCACGCAGGAACTGGAAACGCTTGGCCCTATCCATACTGCTTCAAACCGGCCTTTTTGTTTATGCAGGTCAGTGGCACTTCCCGCGTTCCACGGCTGCCAGCGAGCCTGGACAGATTCGCGTGATGTCCTATAACGTCCAGCATTGCTGGGCCGGGGTCGAGAAGGTCGCGGCGACGATAAGGCGCTGCGACCCCGACATTGTGTGCATGCAAGAGCTGGATTGGCGCGGTGAGGACGCGGCCACGTATAACGCACTTCGTAAAGCTTTACCCGAATACCGCTTCTATTGCAGCAACGGTCGGACGACGGCCACTCGATTACCGATCGAGTGGCAGCGCGAAGTTTGGCTAACAGAGTTCTCTTTTTCCTGGAGCTGTGTCGAGACAAAGGTGAGAAAGGGCGGCGCCACGCTCCGGGTCGTGAACATGCACATGCCCAGCTTCCGCACGGACGTCATGCTCGGGCGGCCGCTCCACCAACTTTGGCGCCGCTTCGGCGAAGTCGGCACGGAGCAGGCTTGCCTCCTTCGCAAGGTCGTGCCGATCGCAAAGGGCCACGGAGATCCTGCCGTGCTCGCGGGAGACATGAACCGGTCCCCTTCGGGCCAAAGCCTTCGCGAGTTGCAGAGGTGGGGACGCGACGCATGGGCTGAGCGCGGCATTGGCCCCGGCTGGACGATGCCCTCCCGGACTCCGCTCCAGAGGATCGACCATGTTTGGCTGTTCGGGCGTACCGGATGTGCCACGGCGTTCGTCGAATCTTCAGGAGCCTCCGACCATAATCCCTTGGTCGTCGATGTTTTGGTAGACAAATAG
- a CDS encoding MBL fold metallo-hydrolase yields the protein MPQRITFQGAARTVTGSKHVIEYEGKQILVDCGLFQGPRELRELNWEPLQFDPASLDAVILTHAHTDHIGYLPRLIKLGFRGPVYATPGTIGLCRISLPDGGRLQMEEARYHNRHGTSRHRPAEPLYTEADAFEALKPMRPVHYFQWQDLPRGATFRFIPAGHILGSAFAEVYFPDGQRILMSGDLGRNDRPIIHDPSPVEFAEFLVMESTYGDRLHSKDDPKAILKAVIQRAQAERGVVVVPSFAIGRTQELLWHLHELIERREISRIPIYVDSPMASATTLLYLKEDEDHDKQMKIDLSEGRSPFSNDLVTFVRDRQTSKELNDSHGPFVVISGSGMVSGGRVVHHLKRRLGDPTTTVLFTGYQAEGTNGRRMIDGADSVEILGEAVPIRAKIERIDSMSAHADADEIMAWLGHFKEPPKQTFLVHGELPVQEALKARIERELGWNVGIPNLHETFSLE from the coding sequence GTGCCCCAGCGGATCACCTTCCAAGGCGCAGCCCGGACCGTCACGGGCAGCAAGCACGTCATCGAGTACGAAGGCAAGCAGATCTTGGTGGATTGCGGCCTCTTCCAAGGGCCGCGCGAGCTTCGCGAACTGAACTGGGAGCCGCTCCAGTTCGACCCGGCGTCGCTGGACGCCGTGATCCTGACCCATGCCCACACGGACCATATCGGTTACCTGCCCAGGCTGATAAAGCTCGGCTTCCGAGGGCCCGTCTATGCGACGCCCGGCACGATCGGCCTTTGCCGGATCAGCCTGCCCGACGGGGGCCGGCTGCAGATGGAAGAGGCCCGCTATCACAACCGGCACGGCACCAGCCGCCACCGCCCCGCCGAGCCGCTTTACACTGAGGCCGACGCCTTCGAGGCGCTTAAGCCGATGCGCCCGGTGCACTACTTCCAGTGGCAGGACCTGCCGCGAGGGGCCACTTTCCGATTCATCCCCGCCGGCCACATCCTGGGCTCCGCCTTCGCCGAGGTCTACTTCCCGGACGGGCAGCGCATCCTTATGAGCGGCGACCTCGGCCGGAACGACCGGCCGATCATCCACGATCCCTCGCCAGTGGAGTTCGCCGAGTTCCTCGTCATGGAGAGCACCTATGGGGACCGGCTCCACTCGAAGGACGACCCAAAGGCGATCCTGAAGGCCGTGATCCAGCGCGCCCAGGCGGAGAGGGGCGTGGTGGTCGTGCCGAGTTTCGCGATCGGACGTACGCAAGAGCTTCTCTGGCACCTGCACGAGCTGATTGAACGGCGGGAGATCTCCCGCATCCCGATCTACGTGGACAGCCCCATGGCGAGCGCGACGACCCTGCTCTACCTGAAGGAGGACGAGGACCACGACAAGCAGATGAAGATCGACTTGAGCGAAGGGCGGTCGCCCTTTTCGAACGACCTCGTGACCTTCGTCCGCGATCGGCAGACCTCAAAAGAGCTGAACGACTCCCACGGGCCGTTCGTGGTGATCAGTGGGAGCGGCATGGTGAGCGGCGGGCGCGTCGTGCACCACTTGAAGCGGCGGCTGGGTGATCCCACCACGACGGTCCTTTTCACCGGCTACCAGGCCGAGGGCACGAACGGACGCAGAATGATCGACGGGGCGGATTCGGTGGAGATTCTCGGGGAGGCCGTGCCGATCCGGGCGAAGATCGAGCGGATCGATTCTATGAGCGCCCATGCCGACGCGGACGAGATCATGGCGTGGCTCGGCCACTTCAAAGAACCGCCCAAGCAGACCTTCCTTGTCCATGGCGAACTTCCCGTCCAAGAAGCCCTAAAAGCCCGCATCGAAAGGGAGCTGGGGTGGAATGTGGGGATTCCCAACCTCCACGAGACGTTTTCATTGGAGTGA
- a CDS encoding MTAP family purine nucleoside phosphorylase encodes MERADAALVGGTGIGRRLTQMAGKQILVPTPFGPFRGRLFEHQGVRIVAVQRHSMGHRTPPHLVNYRAVADGLARMGVRACLSSAAVGSLRADWTPGTLAVVTDFLDFTGRRLTRFDREFAHVDFSRPLPAGKALVEEAEKLGHIVEPQAVYAATDGPRYESPAEIRMLQHVGADVVGMTATTEAVLMRESGVDYGCLAAVTNLACGLEDDVLAHTGVEAVMKRLQQPVLDLLLGAIVRAVS; translated from the coding sequence GTGGAGCGGGCGGACGCCGCCTTGGTGGGCGGCACAGGCATTGGTCGTCGTCTGACCCAGATGGCCGGGAAACAAATTCTCGTGCCAACGCCCTTCGGGCCGTTTCGTGGCCGCCTGTTCGAGCACCAGGGCGTGCGGATCGTGGCGGTGCAGCGCCATTCCATGGGCCATCGCACCCCTCCCCATTTGGTGAACTACCGCGCGGTGGCCGACGGCCTCGCCCGTATGGGAGTTCGCGCCTGCCTCTCCAGCGCGGCGGTCGGCTCGCTTCGCGCGGATTGGACGCCAGGCACGCTCGCTGTGGTCACCGACTTCCTCGACTTCACGGGCCGGCGGCTGACCCGCTTCGACCGTGAGTTTGCCCACGTCGATTTCTCGCGGCCCCTGCCCGCGGGGAAAGCCCTGGTCGAAGAAGCGGAAAAGCTCGGCCATATCGTCGAGCCGCAAGCGGTCTACGCCGCGACGGACGGCCCCCGCTACGAATCGCCCGCCGAAATCCGCATGCTCCAGCATGTGGGCGCCGACGTGGTCGGCATGACCGCCACCACGGAAGCGGTGCTGATGCGCGAGAGCGGAGTGGACTACGGTTGCCTGGCCGCGGTCACGAACCTGGCCTGCGGCCTCGAGGACGACGTTCTGGCCCATACGGGGGTCGAGGCCGTGATGAAGCGCTTGCAACAACCTGTGCTCGACCTCCTGCTCGGCGCCATCGTCCGGGCGGTCAGCTAA
- a CDS encoding DNA-processing protein DprA, with the protein MALALTPGIGGKSVTRILTRNDLLGRTPDEFLSFGFETLREEYRLNRPAAEAWTADVQRRVHDALALEDRLTPLGVRMVTAADAHYPRRIEQMEADPPGVLFLYGNLRLLEADTFCVLSSRMSAPEALDWVERVAEEGVLDGKVVVAGHDTPEYQRSAVVPLRYGAPRVLVLDRGLVKALGEDLREEPFRTARLWRHQFDDRTDLAVSCQVPDRDFHPNSNRMRDRLVGALSTALAFAEVRPGGNMERIAVAALKAGRPVRVWEKSESSATIARLGGKVSVQ; encoded by the coding sequence TTGGCCCTTGCCCTTACGCCCGGAATCGGCGGCAAGTCCGTCACCCGAATCCTCACTCGCAACGACCTGCTAGGGCGGACCCCGGACGAGTTCCTCAGCTTCGGTTTCGAGACCCTGCGCGAGGAGTACCGCCTGAACCGCCCGGCGGCGGAGGCTTGGACTGCGGACGTGCAAAGGCGGGTGCACGACGCCCTGGCGCTGGAAGACCGCCTGACCCCGCTTGGCGTCCGCATGGTCACGGCCGCCGACGCCCACTATCCGCGCCGCATCGAGCAGATGGAGGCGGACCCGCCGGGCGTGCTCTTCCTCTATGGCAACCTGCGGCTGCTCGAAGCGGACACCTTCTGCGTCCTCTCCAGTCGCATGAGCGCGCCGGAGGCGCTGGACTGGGTGGAGCGGGTGGCCGAAGAGGGCGTCCTGGACGGGAAGGTCGTGGTCGCCGGGCACGACACGCCGGAGTACCAGCGGTCCGCCGTAGTCCCCCTGCGCTATGGTGCGCCGCGCGTGCTGGTGCTGGACCGCGGGCTCGTCAAGGCGCTGGGCGAAGACCTGCGCGAAGAGCCTTTTCGCACGGCCCGGCTCTGGCGCCACCAGTTCGACGACCGCACCGACCTGGCCGTCTCGTGCCAAGTGCCGGACCGCGATTTCCATCCGAACAGCAACCGCATGCGCGACCGGCTCGTCGGCGCCCTTTCGACGGCGCTTGCCTTTGCCGAAGTCCGCCCTGGGGGGAACATGGAGCGGATCGCCGTCGCGGCGCTGAAGGCGGGCCGGCCCGTTCGCGTTTGGGAAAAATCGGAGTCGAGCGCAACGATCGCCCGCCTCGGCGGCAAGGTCTCCGTGCAGTGA